A region from the Parcubacteria group bacterium genome encodes:
- a CDS encoding D-aminoacylase: MFDILIKNANIIDGTGIPAFLGDIGIKDSKIARIGELGDERATIEFDAEGKTVCPGFVDVNNHSDTYWRIFLSPDLESLIYQGITTIIGGNCGTSLAPLATPTTIDAIQKWVDIKKVNISWLRVKEFLAILRDKKISPNFGTLVGHATLRRGIIGDEVRSLLPREIEMLKKNLKKAMKEGALGMSTGLIYSHARLAPLEELVELAKVVKKYDGVYATHIRSEQKDFLEAIEEALEIARLSGVKLHISHLKVIGEKYWPKMEAALEIITSAKKSGVDVTFDVYPYTATGSVLYSFLPVWVSEGGKKIMLHRLKDPVIRAKVVLEMRESGFDYSKIKIAISPLNKTLARRDVSEIARSQEKSVEEAIIDILVASEGMVIITVEALNEENIRQSLNHSLSIVATNGSGYDISHSKTGERVHPRNFGTFIKVLEKYVRTEKLLSWEAAIHKMTQAPAEKFALKKRGVLKENYFADIVMFDRNKLKSPATIENPYQYSQGIELVIINGEIVLKDGEYAGNRNGQVLLR; encoded by the coding sequence ATGTTCGATATCCTCATTAAAAATGCCAATATTATCGATGGAACCGGGATACCGGCCTTTTTGGGTGATATTGGGATAAAGGATAGTAAGATTGCACGGATCGGAGAGCTTGGTGATGAGCGGGCGACGATAGAGTTTGATGCAGAAGGGAAAACAGTATGCCCGGGGTTTGTCGATGTGAATAATCATAGCGATACTTATTGGCGAATATTCCTGAGCCCAGATTTGGAAAGTTTGATCTATCAAGGTATAACGACAATTATCGGTGGAAATTGTGGAACATCACTAGCGCCATTAGCTACGCCAACAACGATCGACGCGATTCAGAAGTGGGTGGATATCAAAAAAGTAAATATTAGCTGGTTGCGAGTTAAGGAATTTCTGGCCATCCTTCGGGATAAGAAAATCTCTCCTAACTTTGGGACACTGGTTGGACACGCAACGCTTCGGCGAGGAATCATAGGAGATGAAGTGCGTAGTCTTTTGCCAAGAGAGATTGAGATGCTCAAGAAAAATTTAAAGAAAGCAATGAAGGAGGGCGCTTTGGGAATGTCAACAGGACTCATTTATTCTCATGCTCGGCTGGCTCCGCTCGAGGAGCTAGTTGAACTTGCAAAAGTTGTAAAGAAATATGATGGTGTCTATGCGACGCATATCCGTTCTGAACAGAAAGACTTTCTTGAGGCAATCGAAGAAGCTTTAGAAATTGCGAGACTTTCCGGCGTCAAGTTGCATATTTCTCATTTGAAAGTGATCGGTGAAAAATATTGGCCAAAAATGGAAGCAGCTCTGGAGATTATAACAAGTGCGAAAAAATCCGGCGTGGATGTGACTTTTGATGTTTACCCTTACACAGCGACAGGATCGGTGCTTTATTCATTTTTGCCTGTCTGGGTTTCAGAAGGTGGAAAAAAAATAATGCTCCACCGACTGAAGGATCCGGTCATTCGTGCCAAGGTGGTTTTGGAGATGCGAGAATCGGGATTTGATTATTCTAAGATTAAAATTGCAATATCTCCGCTCAACAAAACTCTGGCGCGCCGTGATGTTTCTGAAATCGCCCGCAGTCAAGAGAAGTCCGTCGAGGAAGCTATAATAGACATTCTAGTTGCTTCTGAGGGTATGGTAATTATCACCGTTGAAGCATTAAATGAGGAAAACATCAGACAGTCTCTCAATCATTCACTTTCAATTGTGGCGACAAATGGTTCCGGCTATGATATTTCTCATTCCAAGACGGGCGAGCGGGTCCACCCGCGTAATTTCGGAACCTTCATAAAAGTATTGGAAAAATACGTCAGGACAGAGAAGCTTTTGAGTTGGGAAGCGGCGATCCATAAGATGACCCAGGCGCCGGCTGAAAAGTTTGCGCTCAAAAAACGCGGGGTCTTGAAAGAAAATTATTTTGCTGATATAGTGATGTTTGATCGCAATAAGTTAAAAAGCCCGGCAACTATTGAAAATCCGTACCAGTACTCTCAGGGTATTGAGTTAGTCATAATCAATGGAGAGATCGTGCTCAAGGATGGTGAGTATGCTGGAAATAGGAACGGCCAAGTGCTTTTGCGCTAA
- a CDS encoding DNA polymerase III subunit alpha — protein sequence MSEILSPKFTHLHVHTHFSLLDGLAKIDDILDRAKELGMESLAITDHGVLYGAIEFYIKAKARGIKPIIGCEMYITPTDLHSKNPDSADRKRHHLILLAKNEAGYKNLMRLITIAHLEGFYYKPRIDKTVLRSHSEGLIGLSACTEGEVPSAAVSGNLEKAENLALEYQDIFGAGNFYLELMHHPNFAPQQIANDALISISKKCNIPLVATNDIHYVNEADAPVQDILLCIQMNRKVEEKDRMNMMDFKLYLKSPEEMADHFKHVPEALANTQEVVDKCNLEIKLGETQLPYFGVPEGETTETYLRKLTEEGMQKRYQPEDVMQVHRDRMEYELSIIEKTGFASYFLIVQDMINWAKDQGIVVGPGRGSAAGSFVSYLIGITNLDPIKYDLLFERFLNPERISMPDIDMDFADDRRDEVLDYVRGKYGNDHVAQIITFGTMAARAAIRDAGRALNYPYDFCDKTAKLIPMFSTMAEALENVKEFKDFYASGEDSKKLIDSAKRLEGVVRHASMHACGVVITRDPVTEYTPVQKMQGKKEGLVTQYSSSTKSSYVEKIGLLKMDFLGLKNLTIMQNAMRILKRTKNIDLKIDDIPEADPDTFKLLQKAMTTGVFQLESSGMKRYLKLLQPSVFEDIIAMVALYRPGPMDWIPDFIARKHGEKSIQYLHPKLKPILEKTYGVAVYQEQVMQIAQALAGFTLGEADVLRKAMGKKIFALIAEQKIKFIDCAVKLGTERKVAEKVFAYIEPFAGYGFNRSHAACYALIGYQTAYLKAHYPAEFMAALLTSDQDDIDRVAIEVTECREMGIEVLPPNVNESFEEFSVIIDPETKSEKIRFGLNAVKNVGHTVAHEIVEERKRGGRFTSLANFIERVESKDLNKKSIEALAKVGALEDLGERNQIVASIENILSHSKNFQKNKNSNQVSLFGEAELASPEIQLLPTFPATKKQQLAWEKELIGLYISGHPAADFQAYIDSVAVPIRNIGKDLVGQEITLGGVVTKIKKIFLKNQKTMLFATIEDMYSNIELLVFPKVLEATGSLWTEDKVLLASGKISDKDGSFKLLVDSAKVINQQEMEQRARIIATQKTNGTHPAPAVPAQKNTVEAVPNEKPKIIVTLPQASDQETLKTLSAHFGKCQPGDTKVYLKISGTKLETPYCISKSIDLENEIKKLIPGAMVESY from the coding sequence ATGTCAGAAATTTTATCCCCAAAATTTACTCACCTCCACGTCCACACCCATTTCTCTCTCCTTGATGGCCTGGCCAAGATCGATGATATTCTCGACCGCGCCAAAGAACTTGGGATGGAATCGCTTGCGATCACTGATCATGGCGTGCTCTATGGCGCGATCGAGTTCTATATCAAAGCCAAGGCGCGCGGAATCAAACCGATCATCGGTTGCGAGATGTATATCACACCGACCGATCTGCACAGTAAAAATCCTGACTCGGCCGATCGTAAACGTCATCACCTCATCCTCTTGGCTAAAAATGAAGCGGGTTACAAAAATCTGATGCGCCTCATCACCATCGCTCATCTCGAAGGATTTTATTACAAACCCCGCATCGACAAAACAGTGCTCCGCTCTCACTCCGAAGGACTCATAGGGCTCAGTGCTTGCACGGAAGGCGAAGTGCCATCCGCCGCCGTTTCCGGCAATTTGGAAAAAGCCGAAAACTTAGCCCTAGAATACCAGGATATTTTTGGCGCCGGAAATTTCTATTTGGAGCTTATGCATCATCCCAATTTTGCTCCGCAACAAATCGCCAATGACGCATTGATTAGCATCTCCAAAAAATGCAATATCCCCCTCGTCGCCACCAATGACATTCATTACGTCAATGAAGCCGACGCACCCGTGCAAGATATTTTGCTGTGCATCCAAATGAACCGCAAGGTGGAAGAAAAAGATCGCATGAACATGATGGATTTCAAACTCTATCTCAAAAGCCCAGAGGAAATGGCTGACCATTTTAAACATGTTCCGGAGGCATTGGCCAATACCCAAGAAGTTGTTGATAAATGTAATTTAGAAATTAAACTGGGCGAAACGCAGCTGCCATATTTTGGCGTACCGGAAGGCGAAACGACCGAGACTTATCTGCGCAAACTGACTGAGGAAGGGATGCAAAAACGCTACCAACCGGAAGATGTCATGCAAGTTCACCGCGATCGGATGGAATATGAACTTTCCATAATTGAAAAAACCGGCTTTGCTTCCTACTTTCTCATCGTGCAAGATATGATCAACTGGGCGAAAGATCAGGGCATCGTCGTTGGACCGGGCCGTGGCAGTGCCGCTGGCAGTTTTGTTTCCTATCTAATCGGAATCACCAATCTCGACCCGATCAAATATGATTTGCTGTTTGAAAGATTTTTGAATCCGGAAAGAATCTCGATGCCTGATATTGATATGGACTTTGCCGACGACCGACGCGATGAAGTGTTGGATTATGTTCGGGGAAAATATGGCAACGACCATGTCGCCCAGATCATCACTTTTGGAACGATGGCTGCCCGCGCCGCCATCCGTGACGCCGGTCGCGCGCTCAATTACCCCTATGACTTTTGCGACAAGACTGCCAAACTCATTCCGATGTTTTCCACGATGGCCGAAGCTTTGGAAAATGTCAAAGAGTTCAAAGATTTTTATGCTTCCGGCGAAGACTCTAAAAAATTGATCGATAGCGCCAAACGCCTGGAAGGCGTCGTGCGCCACGCTTCGATGCATGCTTGTGGCGTCGTCATTACCCGAGATCCAGTAACGGAATATACTCCCGTACAAAAAATGCAAGGCAAAAAAGAAGGTTTAGTTACACAATATTCTTCTTCGACCAAATCCAGTTATGTAGAAAAGATCGGACTTCTCAAGATGGACTTTCTGGGATTGAAAAATCTTACTATCATGCAAAACGCGATGCGGATCTTGAAACGCACCAAAAATATTGATCTCAAAATTGATGATATTCCGGAAGCCGATCCGGACACATTCAAACTTCTGCAAAAAGCTATGACAACTGGCGTTTTCCAATTGGAAAGTTCCGGAATGAAACGCTATCTAAAGCTGCTCCAACCCTCTGTCTTTGAAGATATCATCGCCATGGTTGCCCTCTACCGACCAGGACCGATGGACTGGATTCCCGATTTCATCGCCCGAAAACACGGCGAAAAATCGATCCAATATCTCCACCCGAAATTAAAACCGATCCTAGAAAAGACCTATGGCGTGGCCGTCTATCAAGAACAAGTGATGCAGATCGCGCAAGCCTTGGCCGGTTTCACGCTCGGCGAAGCGGATGTTTTGCGTAAAGCGATGGGCAAAAAAATCTTCGCCCTCATTGCCGAACAAAAAATTAAATTTATCGACTGCGCAGTGAAGCTCGGCACAGAACGCAAAGTGGCCGAAAAAGTTTTTGCCTATATCGAACCATTCGCCGGTTATGGGTTCAACCGTTCCCACGCCGCTTGCTATGCCCTCATCGGCTATCAGACAGCTTATCTCAAAGCGCACTACCCGGCCGAGTTTATGGCCGCACTCCTCACTTCCGACCAAGATGATATTGACCGCGTCGCCATCGAAGTAACTGAATGTCGAGAAATGGGCATCGAAGTCTTGCCACCAAATGTCAATGAAAGTTTCGAAGAATTTTCTGTCATAATCGATCCGGAAACTAAATCTGAGAAGATCCGTTTTGGACTGAACGCCGTCAAAAATGTCGGGCATACCGTTGCGCACGAGATTGTCGAAGAAAGAAAAAGAGGTGGACGCTTCACGAGTCTCGCTAATTTTATCGAGCGGGTCGAATCAAAAGATCTCAACAAAAAATCGATCGAGGCCTTAGCCAAAGTCGGCGCTTTGGAAGATTTGGGCGAGAGAAACCAGATCGTCGCATCAATTGAAAACATTCTTTCCCATTCCAAAAATTTCCAGAAAAACAAAAATTCCAACCAAGTCAGTCTCTTTGGAGAAGCCGAATTAGCCAGTCCGGAAATCCAACTCTTGCCCACTTTTCCTGCTACCAAAAAACAACAACTGGCCTGGGAAAAAGAACTGATCGGGCTCTACATTAGTGGCCACCCAGCCGCTGATTTTCAAGCCTATATCGATTCGGTTGCTGTTCCCATCCGCAACATTGGCAAAGATCTGGTCGGACAAGAAATTACGCTCGGTGGAGTAGTCACGAAAATCAAAAAGATTTTTCTCAAAAACCAAAAAACAATGCTCTTTGCCACGATTGAAGATATGTATTCCAATATTGAGTTGCTCGTCTTTCCCAAAGTCCTCGAAGCCACCGGCTCACTTTGGACCGAAGACAAAGTCCTCCTCGCTTCAGGAAAAATTTCCGACAAAGATGGCAGCTTCAAACTCTTGGTCGACAGTGCTAAGGTGATAAACCAGCAAGAAATGGAACAGCGTGCCCGCATCATCGCCACCCAAAAAACCAACGGCACCCACCCGGCGCCCGCCGTTCCGGCACAAAAAAATACCGTCGAAGCAGTACCAAATGAAAAGCCGAAAATTATTGTAACTCTCCCCCAAGCCTCCGACCAAGAAACTCTAAAAACTCTTTCTGCCCATTTTGGAAAATGCCAACCCGGCGACACAAAAGTCTATCTCAAAATCAGCGGCACGAAACTAGAAACCCCCTACTGCATATCGAAAAGTATTGATCTGGAAAATGAAATAAAAAAACTGATTCCAGGGGCGATGGTGGAAAGTTATTAG
- the murD gene encoding UDP-N-acetylmuramoyl-L-alanine--D-glutamate ligase, which yields MMNINDLKGKKVTVMGLGIHGGGVATARFLASLGARLVVTDLKSKTELVESVKKLADLKNITFVFNQHRPEDFSQTDLVVKNPAVPWNNKYIKLALDNKIPVEMDSSLFFRLCKNKIIGVTGTKGKTTTSSLIHAILKTAQKDVIKVGISQVSVLDKLKELKKDTIVVFEISSWRLSALGRAKLSPEISVITNLYPDHLNYYGSMEKYIADKENIFLHQKKTDFCVINVDSELLEQSRKKIPAQVVEFSRQDISSEYGASIREGGVYLKNKAGEKKILELSEITLRGAHNQENILAAIAVAGIFGVEPKIIKKAIVEFAGNPHRLELVRKLSGVAYYNDSAATTPESAISGIKSFTEPLVLICGGANKSLDVSGLAKEIANNKNIKNLVFLAGESTDRMIESLQKESGVQKAEFLIANSMAEAIRLAREQAISGDVVLLSPGAASFGIFINEFDRGNQFREIVRGLK from the coding sequence ATGATGAATATCAACGACTTGAAAGGAAAAAAAGTGACAGTAATGGGACTGGGAATACATGGCGGGGGAGTCGCGACGGCTAGATTTTTAGCTTCTCTCGGCGCGCGCTTGGTTGTGACGGATCTGAAATCAAAAACAGAGCTGGTAGAATCAGTAAAGAAACTGGCCGATCTTAAGAATATTACTTTCGTTTTTAATCAACATCGACCGGAAGATTTTTCTCAAACTGATCTGGTGGTGAAAAATCCGGCGGTGCCTTGGAATAACAAGTATATCAAATTAGCCTTGGATAATAAGATTCCGGTGGAAATGGATTCCAGTCTGTTTTTTCGTCTGTGCAAGAATAAGATCATCGGCGTGACTGGCACGAAAGGCAAAACCACCACATCCAGTCTGATCCACGCTATCTTAAAAACGGCGCAAAAAGATGTCATCAAAGTGGGAATTAGCCAAGTGTCAGTCCTCGACAAATTAAAGGAGTTAAAAAAAGACACCATTGTGGTTTTTGAGATTTCCAGCTGGCGTCTTTCAGCTCTCGGTCGAGCGAAGCTTAGTCCTGAAATTTCCGTCATTACCAACCTGTATCCTGATCATCTTAATTATTATGGTTCGATGGAAAAATATATTGCGGATAAAGAAAATATTTTTTTGCATCAGAAAAAAACCGATTTTTGCGTCATCAATGTGGACAGTGAGCTGCTGGAGCAGAGTCGCAAGAAAATTCCAGCGCAGGTCGTGGAATTTTCTAGACAAGATATATCTTCGGAATACGGCGCTTCCATTAGAGAGGGTGGAGTATATCTGAAAAATAAGGCGGGGGAGAAAAAGATTTTAGAACTCTCAGAAATTACTCTGCGTGGTGCGCACAATCAAGAGAATATTTTGGCGGCCATCGCTGTTGCAGGAATTTTTGGCGTAGAGCCAAAAATTATCAAAAAAGCCATTGTGGAATTTGCCGGTAATCCGCACCGCCTGGAGTTGGTGCGAAAATTATCTGGCGTGGCCTATTATAATGATAGCGCGGCAACAACACCAGAGAGCGCGATTTCCGGCATTAAATCTTTTACTGAACCGCTAGTGCTTATTTGTGGAGGAGCAAACAAAAGCTTGGATGTCTCTGGCTTGGCCAAGGAAATTGCTAATAACAAAAATATAAAAAATTTAGTTTTTTTAGCGGGCGAGTCGACTGATCGGATGATTGAAAGCTTGCAAAAAGAAAGTGGTGTCCAAAAGGCTGAATTTTTGATTGCCAATTCGATGGCCGAAGCGATCAGGCTGGCAAGAGAGCAGGCAATTTCGGGTGATGTGGTTTTGTTATCTCCCGGTGCAGCAAGTTTTGGAATTTTTATCAACGAGTTTGACCGGGGGAATCAATTTCGGGAGATTGTGCGAGGATTGAAATAA
- a CDS encoding desulfoferrodoxin: protein MTELNQIYKCNICGNIVEMVHAGAGELVCCGDPMELKQSKTEDEGREKHKPVIERTDIGVIVRIGEVPHPMISEHYIEWIEVVTEHRVYRKHLEPGAEPQAEFCLEAEHITARAYCNVHGLWQN from the coding sequence ATGACCGAACTAAATCAAATCTACAAATGCAATATTTGTGGAAACATCGTTGAGATGGTGCATGCCGGAGCGGGCGAATTGGTCTGCTGTGGGGATCCGATGGAGCTGAAGCAGTCCAAAACGGAAGATGAGGGCAGAGAAAAACACAAACCGGTAATTGAAAGAACGGACATTGGTGTGATTGTGCGCATCGGAGAAGTGCCTCATCCCATGATCAGTGAGCACTATATTGAGTGGATCGAAGTGGTGACGGAACATCGGGTGTATCGTAAACACCTTGAGCCGGGGGCAGAACCGCAAGCGGAATTTTGCCTGGAAGCGGAGCATATCACAGCGCGCGCCTATTGCAATGTGCATGGACTGTGGCAAAATTAA
- a CDS encoding Ni/Fe hydrogenase subunit alpha → MNIKINHIAKMEGHTGFMASVLGGDVKSAKLEVQEGIRLIEGVLIGREYQDMPLIAQRICGICPVVHNLTSVKALENAMGVTVTPETKKLRALLEDAQFIHSHALHLFFLSLADFLDMDNDIELINKYPEEAKKAIRIREFGMEIVKVVGGRVVHPLTNEVGGFKKAPDREALKKLVKDAGEILQIALELGDFFRGIKIPDFSRVTEYVCLDKKGEYAIYDGDVISNLGLHIPVEKFEANFLELQKQNEVIKRVEHNGQSYMVGAIARVNNNRSRLRENAAQYLRSLGLTFPDYNPFHNILAQMVEVIHCVEDARRIMLELLNSDLNEVVTKNYTVKEGVGVAAVEAPRGTLYYHVDVDTKGYVKNVNIITPTAQFLCNLEDDIADYIPQILKLKDKEKEKKLRAFIRAYDPCISCAVH, encoded by the coding sequence ATGAATATCAAAATCAATCATATCGCAAAGATGGAAGGGCACACTGGCTTTATGGCAAGTGTGCTGGGTGGTGATGTTAAGTCGGCGAAATTGGAAGTGCAAGAAGGCATCCGGCTGATCGAAGGCGTACTCATTGGGCGGGAATATCAAGACATGCCGCTCATTGCTCAGCGCATCTGTGGAATTTGTCCGGTGGTGCATAATCTCACTTCGGTGAAAGCTTTGGAAAACGCGATGGGCGTGACGGTGACGCCGGAGACGAAAAAACTGCGCGCGCTTTTGGAGGACGCCCAGTTTATCCATTCACACGCCTTGCATCTGTTCTTTTTGTCACTAGCGGATTTTTTGGATATGGACAATGACATCGAACTGATTAATAAATATCCGGAAGAAGCGAAAAAGGCCATACGGATCCGTGAGTTTGGAATGGAGATTGTGAAAGTGGTGGGCGGTCGCGTGGTGCATCCACTGACCAATGAAGTCGGCGGATTTAAAAAAGCGCCGGATCGCGAAGCGCTGAAAAAGCTGGTTAAAGATGCGGGTGAAATTTTGCAAATTGCCTTGGAGCTGGGAGATTTTTTTCGCGGAATCAAAATTCCGGATTTTTCGCGAGTGACAGAATATGTTTGTCTCGACAAAAAAGGCGAGTATGCGATTTATGACGGAGACGTGATTTCCAATCTGGGACTGCACATTCCGGTGGAAAAATTTGAAGCGAACTTTTTGGAATTGCAAAAACAAAACGAAGTGATCAAAAGAGTTGAGCATAATGGCCAGAGCTATATGGTCGGCGCGATTGCGCGGGTGAATAATAACCGCTCCAGGCTTCGAGAAAATGCGGCCCAGTATTTGCGCAGTCTGGGATTGACTTTTCCGGATTATAATCCCTTTCATAATATTTTAGCGCAGATGGTGGAAGTGATTCATTGCGTCGAGGATGCGAGGCGGATTATGCTGGAACTTTTGAATAGTGATTTGAATGAAGTTGTCACGAAAAATTATACCGTGAAAGAAGGTGTCGGCGTGGCTGCAGTGGAAGCGCCGCGTGGAACCCTCTACTATCACGTCGATGTCGATACGAAAGGGTATGTAAAAAACGTCAACATCATTACACCGACTGCACAGTTTTTGTGCAATCTGGAAGACGATATCGCCGACTATATCCCGCAAATTTTGAAATTAAAAGACAAGGAAAAAGAGAAAAAATTGCGCGCATTTATCCGCGCTTATGATCCGTGCATATCTTGCGCGGTGCATTAA
- the gap gene encoding type I glyceraldehyde-3-phosphate dehydrogenase — MTKIAINGFGRIGRLSLRIAFEKEGLEVVAINDLTDLKTAMHLFKYDSSFGHYNHEVSVDEENSELIIDGTRIKFFSEPDPSKLPWKELEVDTILECTGIFENREKAGKHITAGAKKVILSAPPKDDIPVYLLGVNENEYDPSEDIISNGSCTTNCLAPMIKVLDDNFGLEKGFMTTTHSYTNDQRILDLPHKDLRRARAAALSIIPTTTGAAKTVGKVLKHLEGKLDGISLRVPTPVVSIVDFICTLKKEATVKEINEAFKEAAEDKMKGILAVNDEGLVSMDFKGDAHSATVDIPLTMANGNLVKVVGWYDNEWGYSNRLVEMAEFISNQNH; from the coding sequence ATGACAAAAATTGCAATCAACGGTTTTGGCCGGATCGGCCGGCTGAGTCTTCGCATCGCTTTCGAGAAAGAAGGGTTAGAAGTGGTCGCTATCAATGATCTTACGGATCTCAAAACGGCCATGCATCTTTTTAAGTATGATTCTAGCTTTGGTCATTATAACCACGAAGTGAGCGTAGACGAAGAAAATTCCGAGTTGATCATTGACGGAACACGGATTAAATTTTTTAGCGAGCCGGATCCATCCAAGTTGCCTTGGAAAGAATTGGAAGTGGATACTATTTTGGAATGCACCGGGATTTTTGAAAATCGGGAGAAAGCCGGAAAACATATCACAGCAGGGGCAAAAAAAGTAATTTTGAGCGCTCCGCCCAAAGATGATATCCCGGTTTATCTGTTGGGAGTGAACGAAAACGAATATGATCCGAGCGAGGACATCATTTCTAACGGTTCTTGCACGACCAATTGTCTGGCACCGATGATCAAGGTTTTAGATGACAATTTTGGACTAGAAAAAGGATTTATGACAACGACGCATTCATATACTAATGATCAGCGCATCTTGGATTTGCCACACAAAGACTTGAGACGCGCCAGGGCGGCGGCGTTGAGTATAATCCCAACAACAACCGGGGCAGCAAAAACTGTTGGAAAAGTTCTGAAGCACCTGGAAGGGAAATTGGACGGTATTTCTTTGCGAGTTCCGACACCGGTCGTTTCTATCGTTGATTTTATCTGTACGCTCAAGAAGGAGGCAACTGTGAAGGAGATTAATGAAGCCTTTAAGGAAGCGGCTGAGGATAAGATGAAGGGAATTCTAGCTGTCAATGATGAAGGTCTCGTCTCGATGGATTTTAAGGGCGACGCGCATAGTGCGACTGTTGATATTCCGCTCACGATGGCTAATGGAAACTTGGTGAAAGTGGTCGGTTGGTACGACAATGAATGGGGATATTCTAATCGGTTGGTGGAGATGGCAGAATTTATTTCAAATCAGAACCACTGA
- a CDS encoding chitobiase/beta-hexosaminidase C-terminal domain-containing protein — translation MKNKKFLNKNKRFYLFVCLCCFVFLGKANYIQAAWEEVYDFSSSIERPQIGFDSSGEFPFIAEPLSSEISFPQFDGSLFGDVFASSISDDFHDSYRPRNIKLVKAASSGDFFLTYQKGISDTSGLIILMKLVDEQWQEISSIDSAEVDSGFVDINSYDISIAPVSNDVYVSYITSNAQSQTKIKIAKLNGGVFDFIGSWDGDEEVNSIYYDPQDINISVQPTTGDLFLSLGYSIGSSFPLHVHTIPYVRRYSSGSWSDFNTDIFPQEACSRVSKVLFDQGSNDPILICSQFYGVGAYKFSGSSWSEIGSDLNTSENQLNYLYDVYAKMDTHNRIFLAYTKQTSATYGWPNLAILDLEEVGGDWTNIAVDTADGYNVYDLVLQPVTLAPYVITGNEAETDYVLSRYPGEFEVSPPDAYPDSALTHVIPISVTLSSSTSGASIYYTTNGTIPTTGSTLYSGVINISSTTILRAIAVKDGWVNSNVVAYYYTVDQVAPVITNVVLSNITTTGANVAFNTSENVISTMIEYGPDTNYGYSVAGSSYLLDHSINIGSLSQNTHYHYRVAALDYAGNYGYGTDGNFTTQTVGDVTPPIPPGGLSVN, via the coding sequence ATGAAAAATAAAAAATTCCTTAATAAAAATAAAAGATTTTATTTGTTTGTTTGTTTGTGTTGTTTTGTTTTTTTAGGAAAAGCTAATTATATACAAGCCGCCTGGGAAGAAGTATATGACTTTTCTTCGTCAATCGAAAGACCACAAATTGGTTTTGATTCTTCTGGTGAATTTCCTTTCATTGCAGAGCCATTATCTTCAGAAATAAGTTTTCCCCAATTCGACGGCTCTTTGTTTGGGGATGTTTTTGCATCATCAATTTCGGATGATTTTCATGATTCCTATCGGCCAAGAAATATAAAATTAGTCAAAGCCGCATCTTCTGGTGATTTTTTTCTGACTTACCAAAAAGGAATAAGTGATACTTCTGGGTTAATTATTTTAATGAAACTAGTGGATGAACAATGGCAAGAAATATCCTCTATAGATAGTGCTGAAGTTGATAGTGGATTCGTCGATATCAATAGTTATGATATTTCAATAGCACCAGTTTCAAATGATGTGTATGTTTCCTATATAACTTCCAATGCTCAGTCTCAGACAAAAATAAAAATTGCTAAGCTTAATGGCGGTGTATTTGATTTTATAGGAAGTTGGGATGGGGATGAGGAAGTAAATTCTATTTATTATGATCCCCAAGATATTAATATAAGCGTACAGCCAACAACTGGTGATTTATTTTTGTCGCTTGGTTATTCAATTGGAAGCTCGTTTCCTCTTCATGTCCATACTATTCCTTATGTAAGAAGGTATTCGTCGGGAAGCTGGTCTGATTTTAATACAGATATTTTTCCTCAGGAAGCCTGTTCTAGAGTTTCTAAGGTTCTTTTCGATCAGGGATCCAATGATCCGATTTTGATTTGTTCTCAGTTTTACGGAGTAGGTGCTTATAAATTTTCCGGTTCAAGTTGGTCAGAAATAGGGTCAGATCTTAATACCAGCGAAAATCAGTTGAATTATCTCTATGATGTCTATGCTAAGATGGATACGCATAATAGGATTTTTCTTGCTTACACTAAGCAGACCAGTGCAACTTATGGTTGGCCTAATTTGGCAATCCTTGATTTAGAAGAAGTCGGTGGTGACTGGACGAATATAGCGGTTGATACTGCCGATGGCTATAATGTCTATGACCTAGTATTGCAACCGGTAACTTTAGCTCCCTATGTAATTACGGGAAATGAAGCCGAAACTGATTATGTACTATCTCGTTATCCTGGGGAATTTGAGGTTTCTCCTCCGGATGCTTACCCTGATAGCGCATTGACGCATGTAATCCCAATTTCCGTAACACTTTCTTCGTCAACTTCAGGCGCCTCAATCTACTATACAACAAATGGTACAATTCCCACCACAGGATCGACTCTCTATTCCGGAGTGATTAATATTTCCAGTACTACTATACTAAGGGCAATTGCAGTTAAAGATGGATGGGTAAATAGCAATGTCGTTGCTTATTATTACACAGTAGATCAAGTTGCCCCAGTTATTACAAATGTGGTGCTGAGCAATATAACTACTACGGGGGCTAATGTAGCTTTTAATACAAGTGAGAATGTCATATCGACAATGATTGAATATGGACCTGATACGAATTATGGCTATAGCGTGGCGGGTAGTTCTTATTTACTTGATCATTCTATTAATATTGGCTCCCTTAGCCAGAATACGCATTATCATTATCGAGTAGCAGCTTTGGATTATGCTGGTAATTATGGCTATGGAACTGATGGAAATTTTACCACTCAGACTGTCGGTGATGTTACTCCGCCAATACCACCAGGCGGACTTAGCGTGAATTGA